From the genome of Brevibacterium sp. JSBI002, one region includes:
- a CDS encoding ABC transporter ATP-binding protein, which yields MITLESVRKSYDDEVSIGPVDLQIPAGGVTALVGPNGAGKSTLLTMIGRLLGMDSGTISVAGYDISSTKSKDLAKIVSILRQENHFITRLTIRQLVGFGRFPHSKGRLTTADEEIISQAIDFLELGELENRFIDELSGGQRQRAYVAMVLAQDTDYVLLDEPLNNLDMKRSVQMMQHLRRAAAEMGRTIVIVLHDINFAGHYADHICAVKDGAVIEFGAPEEIMTGEVLSRVFDTPVDVIDGPRGPLAVYF from the coding sequence GTGATCACGCTCGAATCGGTCCGCAAATCCTACGACGACGAAGTTTCGATCGGACCCGTCGATCTGCAGATCCCTGCCGGGGGAGTCACCGCCCTGGTCGGACCGAACGGCGCTGGGAAGTCGACGCTGCTGACGATGATCGGGCGGCTGCTCGGGATGGACTCCGGTACGATCTCGGTAGCCGGCTATGACATCAGCTCGACGAAGTCGAAGGACCTCGCGAAGATCGTGTCCATCCTGCGTCAGGAGAACCACTTCATCACTCGGCTGACGATCCGGCAGCTCGTCGGCTTCGGACGGTTCCCCCATTCGAAAGGTCGACTGACGACCGCCGATGAGGAGATCATCTCGCAGGCGATCGACTTTCTCGAGCTCGGTGAGCTGGAGAACCGGTTCATCGACGAGCTCTCCGGTGGGCAGCGGCAGCGCGCCTACGTGGCGATGGTGTTGGCGCAGGACACCGACTACGTGCTGCTCGACGAGCCGCTGAACAACCTCGACATGAAGCGATCGGTGCAGATGATGCAGCACCTGCGCCGGGCCGCCGCCGAGATGGGGAGGACCATCGTCATCGTCCTCCATGACATCAACTTCGCCGGTCACTACGCCGACCACATCTGCGCGGTCAAAGACGGCGCCGTCATCGAATTCGGAGCGCCCGAGGAGATCATGACCGGCGAGGTGCTCTCACGCGTCTTCGACACCCCCGTCGACGTCATCGACGGACCCCGAGGTCCCCTGGCGGTGTATTTCTGA
- a CDS encoding inositol monophosphatase family protein, protein MNSELESLPAEIADHSLIRIASDLSLIAWEQMLAWRPLLGASLDASVVDTKTSPNDLVTRADAQIEALVRGYLNRVRPHDLMVGEEGSEALDPVEFFPADFLFKLNAFDPEAGALNEAADDGPRLEWHVDPIDGTVNYVRNIEHHAFSVGVCAVADGADAGLGLGDWQIGLVASPGLDATWLAAAGRGAFRIDGRLADHREAGSAIPARRLRGTPPGLSGRLLATGFAYALRNRGAQLAKLEDLMTGYDDIRRCGSAALDLCMVAEGRVNGYAERGLGIYDYAGGAVIVEEAGLGVSRGGSGGPTAAADTQEEVDRLIAAI, encoded by the coding sequence ATGAACTCCGAGCTCGAATCGCTGCCCGCTGAGATCGCCGACCACTCTCTGATCCGCATCGCCTCCGACCTCTCACTCATCGCGTGGGAGCAGATGCTCGCCTGGAGGCCGCTGCTCGGCGCGAGCCTCGACGCCAGTGTCGTCGACACGAAGACGTCGCCGAATGACCTCGTCACTCGCGCCGACGCGCAGATCGAGGCGCTTGTGCGCGGCTACCTCAACCGAGTCAGGCCTCATGATCTCATGGTCGGCGAAGAGGGTTCGGAAGCCCTCGACCCGGTCGAGTTCTTCCCGGCGGACTTCCTGTTCAAGCTCAACGCCTTCGATCCGGAGGCCGGTGCACTCAACGAGGCCGCTGACGACGGCCCGCGTCTGGAATGGCATGTCGACCCGATCGACGGCACCGTCAACTATGTCCGCAACATCGAACACCATGCGTTCTCTGTCGGAGTCTGCGCAGTCGCAGATGGGGCTGACGCCGGCCTCGGTCTCGGCGACTGGCAGATCGGACTCGTCGCCTCGCCGGGATTGGATGCCACCTGGCTGGCGGCCGCCGGTCGGGGCGCCTTTCGGATCGACGGGCGCTTGGCTGACCACCGCGAAGCCGGCTCCGCCATTCCGGCGCGACGACTGCGCGGGACGCCGCCCGGGCTGTCAGGCAGGCTCCTGGCCACCGGATTCGCCTATGCACTGAGGAACCGCGGCGCCCAGCTGGCCAAGCTCGAAGACCTCATGACCGGCTACGACGACATCCGCCGCTGCGGATCGGCGGCACTGGACCTGTGCATGGTCGCCGAAGGGCGGGTCAACGGCTACGCCGAACGCGGACTGGGCATCTACGACTACGCCGGTGGGGCAGTCATCGTCGAAGAGGCCGGACTGGGTGTCAGCCGCGGAGGATCCGGCGGACCGACAGCCGCCGCCGATACTCAGGAAGAGGTCGACCGCCTCATCGCCGCCATCTGA
- a CDS encoding acyltransferase, protein MPRSFLAQARKVDEATPDSRSREVDFLRAAAITVVVLGHWTIIAVSAAGGIEPHGLLDQARWTHPLTWVFQVMPIFFLVGGYSNALSWRSARRRQTGYAEWLRARLRRLGLPLIPLLLVWLATCVIALSAGAAPASVQLASQMALVPTWFLAAYLLVVIVAPPCLILWERWGWWSIIAGIGLAGIIDLISIVTESTLAGYPNYLLVWASFHQFGYAWLDGRLSSISRCLLLFVIGAVGLGLLVGFGPYPVSMITAGTDTISNSAPTRVTMAFLGMAQAGIVLMLQKPLAKLLRSPGLWFLTVLVNQRIMTWFLWHLTALTALANVLIGFDADALLPTPLTGIWWLTRPLWALVLLAITGVLVAIFGRFETPSPDDRPAPPVWMPIAASVAICAGLAILADTGMVDGHGVTWIWPLLPLIGMFAFGVVRLPGRRSAKS, encoded by the coding sequence ATGCCCCGCTCGTTTCTGGCCCAGGCCCGCAAGGTCGATGAGGCGACCCCGGACTCTCGCAGCCGCGAGGTCGACTTCCTGCGCGCCGCGGCGATCACCGTGGTCGTGCTCGGTCATTGGACGATCATCGCCGTCAGCGCCGCCGGCGGCATCGAACCACACGGACTGCTCGACCAGGCGAGATGGACGCACCCTCTGACCTGGGTGTTCCAGGTGATGCCGATCTTCTTCCTCGTCGGCGGCTACTCCAACGCACTGTCCTGGCGTTCGGCCAGGCGGCGTCAGACCGGCTACGCCGAATGGCTGCGGGCGCGCCTGCGCCGCCTCGGCCTTCCGCTCATCCCGCTGCTGCTCGTCTGGCTGGCCACCTGCGTCATCGCCCTGTCTGCCGGTGCTGCACCCGCCTCCGTCCAGCTGGCCTCCCAGATGGCACTCGTGCCGACCTGGTTCCTCGCGGCCTATCTGCTCGTCGTCATCGTTGCCCCGCCGTGTCTGATCCTGTGGGAGAGGTGGGGCTGGTGGTCGATCATCGCAGGCATCGGCTTGGCCGGCATCATCGACCTCATCAGCATCGTCACCGAGAGCACGCTCGCCGGCTATCCGAACTACCTGCTCGTCTGGGCGAGCTTCCATCAGTTCGGCTATGCCTGGCTCGACGGCCGACTCTCCAGCATCAGTCGCTGCCTGCTGCTCTTCGTCATCGGCGCAGTCGGACTCGGGCTCCTCGTCGGCTTCGGCCCTTATCCGGTGTCGATGATCACCGCAGGCACCGATACGATCTCGAATTCCGCCCCGACCCGTGTGACCATGGCCTTCCTCGGCATGGCTCAGGCCGGAATCGTGCTCATGCTCCAGAAGCCGCTCGCGAAACTGCTGCGCAGCCCCGGACTGTGGTTCCTCACGGTGCTCGTCAACCAGCGCATCATGACCTGGTTCCTCTGGCACCTGACCGCGCTGACTGCCTTGGCCAACGTCCTCATCGGATTCGACGCCGATGCCCTGCTGCCGACTCCGCTGACCGGAATCTGGTGGCTCACGCGTCCGCTGTGGGCGCTGGTTCTGCTGGCGATCACCGGGGTGCTCGTGGCGATCTTCGGCCGGTTCGAAACTCCGTCCCCCGACGACCGTCCCGCGCCTCCCGTGTGGATGCCGATCGCCGCCTCAGTGGCCATCTGCGCGGGCCTGGCCATCCTGGCCGACACCGGAATGGTCGACGGCCACGGCGTCACCTGGATCTGGCCGCTGCTGCCGCTCATCGGCATGTTCGCCTTCGGAGTCGTCCGCTTGCCCGGCCGGCGATCGGCGAAGAGCTGA
- a CDS encoding iron chelate uptake ABC transporter family permease subunit, whose amino-acid sequence MRAKDESPAITGTEAVDPTAVTDVPGGDRLSSANEASGDRSRAGVWDGRPPRRGSATVRRSSGPLPTAKSARRYWTMIIVLAVASAGIALGILAWDNPMPITDPGFWLIAELRLTNLVVIAMVALCQSFGTVAFQTVTNNRIITPSIMGFESLYVAIQTSAMYFFGVTAIVELKGLVPFVVQLVLMVGLSLALYGWLLSGRHSSVALMLLIGVVIGGGLGSVATFMQRTLTPSEFDVLSARLFGSISNSDSSYLPVSIPLCVLACLGLYLCSSRLNVMALGRDMTSNLGLKYKGELLKVLFFVSILMAVSVSMIGPMVFLGFLVAMLAYQFADTYDHKRLFPMAALLGFVVLGGAYFVMKNIFYAEGVVSIIIEIVGGGAFLLVILRKGQL is encoded by the coding sequence GTGCGTGCGAAGGACGAATCCCCGGCCATCACCGGCACCGAGGCGGTCGACCCGACCGCGGTCACCGACGTTCCCGGTGGGGATCGTCTGAGCTCCGCGAACGAAGCCAGCGGAGATCGCTCCCGTGCAGGCGTATGGGACGGTCGGCCGCCTCGGCGCGGGTCTGCCACCGTCCGCAGGTCGTCGGGACCTCTTCCCACGGCGAAGTCGGCGCGTCGGTACTGGACGATGATCATCGTTCTCGCGGTCGCCTCGGCGGGGATCGCTCTGGGCATCCTGGCCTGGGACAATCCGATGCCGATCACGGACCCGGGGTTCTGGCTGATCGCGGAGCTGCGGCTGACGAACCTCGTCGTCATCGCCATGGTGGCGCTGTGCCAGTCGTTCGGCACGGTCGCCTTCCAGACGGTCACGAACAACCGGATCATCACCCCCTCGATCATGGGATTCGAATCCCTCTACGTGGCGATCCAGACCTCGGCGATGTACTTCTTCGGCGTCACGGCGATCGTCGAACTCAAGGGGCTCGTGCCCTTCGTCGTCCAGTTGGTGCTTATGGTCGGACTGTCCCTGGCGCTCTACGGATGGCTGCTGTCCGGACGGCATTCCTCGGTGGCGCTCATGCTGCTCATCGGCGTGGTCATCGGCGGCGGACTCGGATCGGTGGCGACATTCATGCAGCGGACGCTGACGCCGAGCGAGTTCGACGTCCTCTCCGCCCGACTGTTCGGGTCGATCTCGAATTCGGATTCGAGCTACCTGCCGGTGTCGATCCCGCTGTGCGTGTTGGCCTGCCTCGGGCTCTACCTCTGTTCCTCACGCCTGAATGTGATGGCGCTGGGCCGGGACATGACGAGCAACCTCGGGCTCAAATATAAGGGCGAGCTGCTCAAAGTCCTCTTCTTCGTCTCCATCCTCATGGCGGTGTCCGTATCGATGATCGGACCGATGGTCTTCCTCGGCTTCCTCGTCGCGATGCTCGCCTACCAGTTCGCCGACACCTATGACCACAAGCGTCTCTTCCCGATGGCGGCCCTCCTCGGTTTCGTCGTCCTGGGTGGGGCGTACTTCGTCATGAAGAACATCTTCTACGCCGAGGGGGTCGTGTCGATCATCATCGAGATCGTCGGCGGCGGCGCCTTCCTGCTCGTCATCCTGAGAAAGGGGCAACTGTGA
- a CDS encoding ABC transporter permease, whose protein sequence is MTLAEAARRRSEARRERTAESPQGTVDSSPNGTAEPSSRGTASAKAPLFGWPLLLGIVGVAILLALSLLTGVYDIFGGDGGAEMFQITRIPRTVALVLAGAAMAMCGLVMQLLTQNRFVEPTTTGTTEWAGLGLMLTVIVYPDASIVARMVGAIIAAFIGTLVFFVFLRRVSLKSSLIVPIVGIMLGAVVGAVSTFIAVQTDMLQSLGIWFAGSFTSILRGQYETLWIVAAVVVAIFILADRFTVAGLGKEIATNVGLNYNQILLLGTVFVAIATGVVTVVVGNLPFLGLIVPNIVSLIRGDDLRSNLPWVCLLGIAIVTICDLIGRIIVMPFEVPVSLILGVVGAAVFVALLLRQRKVG, encoded by the coding sequence ATGACCCTCGCCGAGGCGGCCCGACGTCGGAGTGAAGCCCGACGCGAACGGACGGCTGAGTCCCCACAGGGAACGGTCGATTCGTCCCCCAACGGGACGGCGGAACCGTCCTCACGGGGGACCGCCTCGGCGAAGGCACCTCTTTTCGGATGGCCCCTGCTGCTGGGAATCGTCGGGGTCGCCATCCTTCTGGCGCTGTCGCTGCTCACCGGCGTCTATGACATCTTCGGCGGTGACGGCGGGGCCGAGATGTTCCAGATCACGCGGATCCCCCGCACGGTCGCCCTTGTCCTGGCCGGCGCCGCCATGGCGATGTGCGGACTGGTCATGCAGCTGCTGACTCAGAACCGCTTCGTCGAGCCGACGACGACCGGCACCACCGAATGGGCGGGGCTCGGCCTCATGCTCACCGTCATCGTCTACCCCGACGCCTCGATCGTCGCGCGGATGGTCGGCGCGATCATCGCCGCCTTCATCGGCACCCTCGTCTTCTTCGTCTTCCTGCGCCGCGTCTCTCTGAAATCCTCGCTCATCGTGCCCATCGTCGGCATCATGCTCGGCGCCGTCGTCGGCGCCGTCTCGACATTCATCGCCGTGCAGACGGACATGCTGCAGTCCCTGGGCATCTGGTTCGCCGGCAGCTTCACATCGATCCTGCGCGGCCAGTATGAGACCCTGTGGATCGTCGCGGCCGTCGTCGTCGCCATCTTCATCCTCGCCGACCGCTTCACCGTGGCAGGGCTCGGCAAGGAGATCGCCACCAACGTCGGCCTCAACTACAACCAGATCCTGCTGCTGGGCACCGTGTTCGTGGCGATTGCGACCGGAGTGGTCACCGTCGTCGTCGGCAACCTGCCGTTCCTCGGCCTCATCGTGCCGAACATCGTCTCCCTCATCCGCGGCGACGACCTGCGCTCGAACCTGCCCTGGGTGTGTCTGCTCGGCATCGCGATCGTCACCATCTGCGACCTCATCGGCAGGATCATCGTCATGCCCTTCGAAGTGCCGGTCTCCCTCATCCTCGGTGTCGTGGGGGCAGCCGTGTTCGTCGCCCTGCTCCTGCGTCAGCGAAAGGTCGGGTGA
- the fabG gene encoding 3-oxoacyl-ACP reductase FabG, with amino-acid sequence MTESTTANSGITVTETGGVTAVPGLLSGKVAVVTGGGQGLGLAMARSLVDSGAKVVLADMNEESLQAAVTELGGDGVATGAVCNVSDLGAVEKLAAAATTAFGGIDIWVNNAGITRDATIRKMTEQQFDDVISVHLRGTWNGLKVATALMREQDRGGSIINASSISGKVGNPGQSNYSAAKAGIVGMTKAVAKEVAFKNIRINAIQPGFINTAMTAAMPQHAIDSKLADIPLGRAGDPEEVASVVLFLASGLSSYLTGTVTEISGGRHI; translated from the coding sequence ATGACTGAATCCACAACCGCGAACTCCGGCATCACCGTCACCGAAACCGGCGGAGTCACCGCCGTCCCCGGCCTCCTCAGCGGCAAGGTCGCCGTCGTCACCGGCGGCGGACAGGGCCTCGGCCTGGCGATGGCGCGCAGCCTCGTCGACTCCGGCGCGAAGGTCGTTCTCGCCGATATGAATGAGGAGAGTCTGCAGGCTGCTGTGACCGAACTCGGCGGAGATGGAGTCGCCACGGGCGCGGTGTGCAATGTGTCCGACCTCGGGGCCGTCGAAAAACTCGCCGCAGCGGCCACGACCGCTTTCGGCGGTATCGACATCTGGGTCAACAACGCCGGCATCACCCGCGATGCGACGATCCGGAAGATGACCGAGCAGCAGTTCGACGACGTCATCTCCGTGCACCTGCGCGGCACATGGAACGGGCTCAAGGTCGCCACCGCGCTCATGCGCGAGCAGGACCGCGGCGGCTCGATCATCAACGCGTCCTCGATCAGCGGCAAGGTCGGCAACCCCGGACAGTCGAACTACTCCGCGGCGAAGGCGGGCATCGTCGGCATGACGAAGGCCGTGGCCAAGGAGGTCGCGTTCAAGAACATCCGCATCAACGCCATCCAGCCCGGGTTCATCAACACCGCCATGACCGCGGCCATGCCGCAGCACGCGATCGATTCGAAGCTCGCCGACATCCCGCTCGGTCGCGCCGGCGACCCCGAAGAGGTCGCCTCCGTCGTGCTGTTCCTCGCCTCCGGACTGTCGAGCTACCTCACCGGCACCGTCACCGAGATCTCCGGCGGTCGCCACATCTGA
- a CDS encoding siderophore ABC transporter substrate-binding protein, which yields MVSTRLQLSALAGVVALTLAGCGSADSDSAQAEDSGSTIEVEDNNGKQTVASPPKSVVATDNRTFQTLSDWGIELSGGAVSLMSDDLDYTQDDSILDLGSHREPDLEKVVEAGPDLIVNGQRFAQFHDDLAKLAPDATVLELDPRDGEDFDAELRRQTEVLGDVFGKQDEAKKLVDDFDASIERAQNAYDDSDKAMGLITSAGDIGYAAPTVGRTVGPVFDILDLDPALEVEEGSEDHQGDDVSVEAIAKSNPDLMIVLDRDASFAPEERDEGSAPAAEVLEESEALKDVPAIKDDKIVYFPEDTYLNEGIQTYTEFFNDFADTLEAQK from the coding sequence ATGGTTTCGACTCGCCTTCAACTGAGCGCCCTGGCAGGCGTTGTCGCTCTCACTCTGGCCGGCTGCGGATCGGCGGACTCCGACTCGGCTCAGGCCGAAGACTCCGGATCCACGATCGAGGTCGAGGACAACAACGGCAAGCAGACCGTCGCCTCCCCGCCGAAGTCCGTTGTCGCCACCGATAACCGCACGTTCCAGACGCTCAGCGACTGGGGCATCGAACTCAGCGGCGGCGCCGTCTCCCTGATGAGCGACGACCTCGACTACACGCAGGATGATTCGATCCTCGACCTCGGCAGCCACCGCGAACCCGACCTCGAGAAGGTCGTCGAGGCGGGGCCCGATCTCATCGTCAATGGTCAGCGATTCGCCCAGTTCCATGACGACCTGGCCAAGCTCGCTCCCGACGCGACTGTGCTCGAACTCGATCCCCGCGATGGTGAGGACTTCGATGCCGAACTGCGCCGTCAGACCGAGGTCCTCGGCGACGTCTTCGGGAAGCAGGACGAAGCGAAGAAGCTCGTCGACGATTTCGACGCCTCCATCGAACGCGCGCAGAACGCCTACGACGACAGCGACAAGGCCATGGGGCTGATCACCTCGGCCGGCGACATCGGCTATGCCGCACCAACGGTCGGCCGCACAGTCGGACCGGTCTTCGACATCCTCGACCTCGACCCGGCCCTCGAGGTCGAAGAGGGCAGCGAAGACCACCAGGGCGACGACGTCTCGGTCGAAGCCATCGCGAAGTCGAACCCCGACCTCATGATCGTCCTCGACCGCGACGCCTCCTTCGCGCCTGAAGAACGCGACGAAGGTTCGGCCCCGGCCGCCGAAGTCCTCGAAGAGTCCGAAGCGCTCAAGGACGTTCCTGCGATCAAGGACGACAAGATCGTCTACTTCCCCGAGGACACCTACCTCAACGAAGGCATCCAGACGTACACCGAGTTCTTCAACGACTTCGCCGACACGCTCGAAGCGCAGAAGTGA
- a CDS encoding amidohydrolase, which translates to MRLFSNAVVRTFAPQADSSAPGSNTPASLASDPIGSNAETTPDTASAPTFDLTHAAPDAILVDGETIVAIGTRAELLDIAAAESSTTAALASAGGVGATTVIPGLEIDEIDCSGQVILPGFVDGHIHSILYADSLTDLDLSQTKSLAEAVAAIRERANSLPVGTWVVGSGWDLNKWEDPSYPDRELLDAEVPDHPVAMWSLDLHTLWVNAHALEIAGIDEATPDSSGGSFVRDENGQLTGLVREDATDLVARFIPEPSREDQVERLATTQDLFLSQGLTGIHDFDGIASTLGWNDLHAAGRQDMRVTLFLRSPEVPWAIETAWHTGDGDDWLQCGGLKLFSDGALGSHTSHMSSAFPAIDGEDENFGVVQMTEDELFDQAHIATEAGISVAIHAIGDQANHHVLAVYDRLRETTKAAEEKFGRPLRHRVEHAQFIQPADVARFAELGVLASMQPRHCISDLHLLHLIDESAQLAAYAWPDLLDAGAHVVFGSDGPVEHANPFAAIYAAMTRANISGDASTTFQPHRRLSAVEAIRLHTQGPAFAAGLEDRRGYLAPGMDADFIIVDIDPCAAEGLNVDHSSVGASERDGLLGYDSEEALFAHAEAIRDTRVALTVVGGEVKYRA; encoded by the coding sequence ATGCGTCTGTTCTCCAATGCCGTGGTGCGCACTTTCGCACCCCAAGCCGACTCGAGTGCCCCCGGCTCGAACACCCCTGCGTCGCTCGCATCCGACCCGATCGGATCGAACGCAGAAACGACCCCCGACACGGCCTCCGCGCCGACCTTCGACCTCACGCACGCGGCCCCGGATGCGATCCTCGTCGATGGGGAGACCATCGTGGCCATCGGCACCCGGGCCGAACTCCTCGACATCGCCGCCGCGGAATCGTCGACGACGGCGGCGCTCGCCTCGGCGGGTGGGGTCGGTGCCACCACGGTCATCCCCGGCCTCGAGATCGATGAGATCGACTGCAGCGGGCAGGTCATTCTGCCCGGATTCGTCGACGGACACATCCACTCGATCCTGTACGCCGACTCCCTGACCGACCTCGATCTGTCCCAGACGAAATCGCTCGCCGAGGCGGTCGCGGCCATCCGTGAACGCGCGAATTCCCTCCCGGTGGGCACCTGGGTGGTCGGCTCCGGGTGGGACCTCAACAAGTGGGAGGACCCGAGCTACCCTGACCGTGAGCTCCTCGACGCCGAGGTCCCCGACCATCCGGTGGCGATGTGGTCACTCGATCTGCACACCTTGTGGGTCAACGCACACGCTCTCGAGATCGCCGGCATCGACGAGGCGACCCCCGATTCTTCAGGCGGTAGCTTCGTCCGCGACGAGAACGGTCAGCTCACAGGTCTCGTACGCGAAGACGCCACCGATCTCGTCGCCCGCTTCATCCCCGAACCCAGCCGCGAGGACCAGGTCGAACGCCTCGCCACCACCCAGGATCTCTTCCTGTCACAGGGGCTGACCGGGATCCATGACTTCGACGGCATCGCCTCGACCTTGGGCTGGAACGACCTGCATGCGGCCGGTCGCCAGGACATGCGCGTGACCCTGTTCCTGCGTTCACCCGAAGTGCCGTGGGCGATCGAAACCGCCTGGCACACCGGTGACGGGGATGATTGGCTGCAGTGCGGCGGGCTGAAGCTGTTCTCGGACGGGGCTCTCGGCTCGCATACCTCGCACATGTCCTCAGCGTTTCCCGCGATCGACGGTGAGGACGAGAACTTCGGTGTCGTGCAGATGACCGAGGACGAACTCTTCGACCAGGCACATATCGCCACCGAGGCGGGAATCTCCGTGGCCATCCACGCCATCGGCGATCAGGCGAACCACCATGTGCTCGCTGTCTACGACCGCCTGCGGGAAACGACGAAGGCCGCGGAAGAGAAGTTCGGCCGACCCCTGCGTCACCGCGTCGAACACGCCCAGTTCATCCAGCCGGCCGACGTCGCCCGGTTCGCCGAGCTCGGGGTGCTCGCGTCGATGCAGCCGCGCCACTGCATCTCCGACCTGCACCTGCTCCACCTCATCGACGAGTCCGCGCAGCTAGCCGCCTATGCCTGGCCCGACCTGCTCGATGCCGGGGCGCACGTGGTCTTCGGCTCCGACGGTCCGGTCGAGCATGCGAACCCCTTCGCCGCGATCTATGCCGCGATGACCAGGGCGAACATCTCCGGTGACGCGTCGACGACCTTCCAGCCGCACCGTCGCCTGAGTGCCGTCGAGGCCATCCGCCTGCACACTCAGGGACCGGCCTTCGCCGCCGGGCTCGAGGACCGGCGCGGATATCTGGCGCCGGGGATGGACGCCGACTTCATCATCGTCGACATAGATCCGTGCGCGGCCGAAGGGCTCAACGTTGACCACTCGAGTGTCGGCGCGTCAGAGCGCGACGGCCTCCTCGGCTACGATTCCGAAGAAGCCCTCTTCGCCCACGCCGAGGCGATCCGCGACACCCGAGTCGCGCTCACCGTCGTCGGCGGCGAAGTGAAATACCGGGCCTGA
- a CDS encoding acyl-CoA dehydrogenase family protein, translating to MDNSELDDILTAVREFVREKVVPLETQVEDEDAFPESIIRESAEMGLFGWALPEEYGGLGLNAEQDALLAMELGYTTPSFRSLFGTNNGIAGQVLVNYGTDEQKSEWLPRLTSGEVVASFALTESEAGSDPSGLRTKAERVGDDYIINGSKRFITNAEASDVLMVFARTDPNATGSKGISVFLVPTQSEGVTVGPHDHKMGQAGAWTSEIFFDDVRVPAANLIGGEEEKGFYAAMASLNKGRLHIAAICVGQSIRILDESVRFAAEAKQGGEPIARFQLVQAMLADIYTDVAAAKALVLAAAGRWDAETDRKLGPSSAKLFASEALARIADKGVQIQGGMGYMRESAVERFYRHARLFRIYEGTSEVQRVVVAKQLLGGAHKPQFNL from the coding sequence ATGGACAACTCAGAACTCGACGACATCCTCACTGCCGTCCGCGAATTCGTCCGCGAGAAGGTCGTCCCCCTCGAGACCCAAGTCGAGGACGAGGATGCCTTCCCCGAATCCATCATCAGGGAATCTGCCGAAATGGGACTCTTCGGCTGGGCTCTGCCCGAGGAGTACGGCGGCCTCGGCCTCAATGCCGAACAGGACGCACTCCTGGCCATGGAGCTCGGCTACACCACCCCGTCGTTCCGGTCCCTGTTCGGCACGAACAACGGCATCGCCGGACAGGTGCTCGTCAACTACGGCACCGATGAGCAGAAGTCCGAATGGCTGCCCCGTCTGACCTCCGGAGAGGTCGTCGCTTCCTTCGCCCTCACCGAATCCGAGGCCGGCTCCGACCCCTCGGGCCTGCGGACGAAGGCCGAACGCGTTGGCGATGACTACATCATCAACGGCTCCAAGCGGTTCATCACCAACGCGGAGGCCTCCGATGTCCTCATGGTCTTCGCCCGCACCGACCCGAACGCCACGGGCTCAAAGGGCATCTCGGTCTTCCTCGTGCCCACGCAGTCCGAAGGCGTGACCGTCGGCCCACACGATCACAAGATGGGTCAGGCCGGCGCCTGGACCTCGGAGATCTTCTTCGACGACGTGCGCGTGCCTGCCGCCAACCTCATCGGCGGTGAGGAGGAGAAGGGCTTCTACGCGGCCATGGCCTCACTCAACAAGGGACGCCTGCACATCGCCGCGATCTGCGTCGGTCAGTCGATCCGCATCCTCGACGAATCCGTCCGCTTCGCCGCCGAAGCGAAGCAGGGCGGGGAACCGATCGCCCGGTTCCAGCTCGTCCAGGCGATGCTCGCCGATATCTACACCGACGTCGCCGCCGCCAAGGCTCTCGTCCTCGCGGCCGCCGGGCGCTGGGACGCCGAGACCGATCGCAAGCTGGGCCCCTCCTCGGCGAAGCTCTTCGCCTCCGAAGCACTCGCCCGCATCGCCGACAAGGGCGTGCAGATCCAGGGCGGCATGGGCTATATGCGCGAGTCAGCGGTCGAACGCTTCTACCGCCACGCACGCCTGTTCCGCATCTACGAAGGCACCTCCGAGGTCCAGCGCGTCGTCGTCGCCAAGCAGCTGCTGGGTGGCGCGCACAAACCGCAGTTCAACCTCTGA